The following coding sequences lie in one Alloacidobacterium dinghuense genomic window:
- a CDS encoding OPT family oligopeptide transporter yields the protein MSTTTQGFEPFVSAKESRREFSIRAVLLGCVFAVLFGAVTVYVGLRAGLTVAASIPISVLSISVLRALGKASILENNIVQTTGNAGQSIAAGVIFTLPALIFLGFDLEYIRIFMLALLGGWLGVLFMIPLRRQLIVEEHGNLTYPEGTACADVLIAGERGGSFASRVFYGLGFGALYTLFQNENLLGAWPGTPNYEPKWLPGAAVRADATPEYLGVGYIIGPRIAGTLFAGGIISWLVIMPAIHFFGAHYPGAIYPGTVPISQMSPSDLWRTYIRPMGAGGVAASGLITLLRTMPTIFSALRAGMKTIGKNVSSGENSRTERDIPMNIVLLGSGLLVLMIFLFLTFKPIPGAQTGWLANLAAALLVMIFGFLFVTVSSRICGLIGSSANPVSGMTIATLMAVAAIFLVSGWTAPAFGALAISIGGIVCIASSNAGDTSQDLKTGFLIGATPWKQQVAVMVGVIVSVFSIGITLNAMNKGLETFTPMQQPIPFNVNAPINGVQIQQQHFSRQRFLLTKPDKSTQFVEGGQYMLLNALGSTTLPDGKYLYNPQTGMIEVQWMQGIGSEKAAAPQGRLMATVINGILSRKLPWGLVFLGVFLVLAVEVLGVRSLSFAVGAYLSIGTTLAMFCGGIMRWMVDRAVAKAGGGEDTSSEISPGSLYASGLIAAGGVMGLAGVALKLYETATGNELRLWFPAGSAIYNLLQHQSISIIAFAALAFSLYYFARKPLNNK from the coding sequence GTGTCAACCACAACACAGGGTTTTGAACCCTTTGTATCTGCCAAGGAATCGCGCCGCGAGTTCTCCATCCGTGCCGTTTTGCTCGGCTGCGTCTTCGCCGTTCTCTTCGGAGCCGTCACCGTCTACGTCGGCCTGCGCGCCGGACTCACCGTCGCCGCCTCGATCCCGATCTCGGTCCTCTCGATCAGCGTGCTGCGCGCCCTGGGCAAAGCCTCCATCCTCGAAAACAACATCGTCCAGACGACAGGCAACGCCGGCCAGTCGATCGCCGCCGGTGTCATCTTCACCCTTCCCGCGCTCATCTTCCTCGGCTTCGACCTCGAATACATCCGCATCTTCATGCTCGCCCTGCTCGGAGGCTGGCTCGGCGTGCTCTTCATGATCCCGCTGCGCCGCCAACTCATCGTCGAAGAGCACGGCAACCTCACCTACCCTGAAGGCACAGCCTGCGCCGACGTACTCATCGCCGGAGAGCGCGGTGGTTCGTTCGCCAGCAGAGTCTTCTACGGCCTCGGATTCGGCGCGCTCTATACGCTCTTTCAGAATGAAAACCTTTTAGGCGCATGGCCCGGCACGCCGAACTACGAGCCAAAATGGCTCCCCGGAGCCGCCGTTCGCGCCGACGCAACACCAGAGTATCTAGGCGTTGGTTACATCATCGGCCCGCGCATCGCGGGAACGCTCTTCGCCGGAGGCATCATCAGCTGGCTCGTCATCATGCCCGCGATCCACTTCTTCGGCGCGCACTATCCCGGAGCGATCTATCCCGGCACCGTGCCCATCTCGCAGATGTCCCCCAGCGACCTCTGGCGCACCTATATCCGCCCCATGGGAGCGGGCGGCGTCGCCGCATCCGGCCTCATCACGCTGCTGCGCACCATGCCCACCATCTTCAGCGCACTGCGCGCCGGCATGAAGACCATCGGCAAAAATGTCTCGAGCGGCGAAAATTCGCGCACCGAACGTGACATCCCGATGAACATCGTTCTTCTCGGCAGCGGTCTGCTCGTCCTGATGATCTTCCTCTTCCTCACCTTCAAGCCCATCCCCGGCGCACAAACCGGATGGCTCGCCAACCTCGCCGCCGCTTTGCTCGTGATGATCTTCGGCTTTCTATTTGTAACCGTCAGCAGTCGTATTTGCGGACTCATCGGCAGCTCCGCCAACCCCGTCAGCGGCATGACCATCGCTACGCTCATGGCCGTCGCCGCCATCTTTCTTGTAAGCGGCTGGACCGCGCCCGCCTTCGGCGCACTCGCCATCAGCATTGGAGGCATCGTCTGCATCGCGTCCTCAAACGCAGGTGACACCTCGCAGGACTTGAAGACCGGTTTCCTCATCGGCGCAACGCCGTGGAAGCAGCAGGTCGCCGTCATGGTCGGGGTCATCGTGTCGGTCTTCTCCATCGGCATTACACTCAACGCAATGAACAAGGGCCTCGAAACATTCACGCCGATGCAGCAACCCATTCCCTTCAACGTGAATGCACCCATCAACGGCGTACAAATCCAGCAGCAGCATTTCTCACGGCAACGCTTCCTGCTTACCAAACCCGACAAGTCGACGCAGTTCGTGGAAGGCGGCCAGTACATGCTCCTCAACGCGCTCGGCTCCACCACGCTGCCCGACGGCAAATATCTCTACAACCCGCAAACCGGCATGATTGAAGTCCAGTGGATGCAGGGCATCGGAAGCGAAAAAGCGGCCGCACCGCAAGGCCGCCTCATGGCCACAGTCATCAACGGCATCCTCTCGCGCAAGCTTCCCTGGGGACTGGTCTTCCTCGGCGTCTTCCTCGTCCTCGCCGTTGAAGTCCTCGGCGTGCGCTCTTTGTCATTTGCCGTCGGAGCTTACCTGTCTATTGGAACGACCTTAGCCATGTTCTGCGGAGGGATCATGCGCTGGATGGTCGATCGCGCCGTCGCCAAAGCCGGAGGCGGCGAAGACACGAGCAGCGAAATCTCTCCCGGCTCGCTCTACGCCAGCGGACTCATCGCCGCCGGAGGCGTCATGGGCCTCGCTGGCGTCGCGCTCAAGCTCTACGAAACCGCCACCGGCAACGAACTCCGTCTCTGGTTCCCGGCAGGCAGCGCCATCTACAACCTGCTCCAGCACCAATCGATTTCGATCATCGCCTTCGCCGCGCTTGCCTTCTCGCTGTACTACTTCGCGCGCAAGCCGCTCAACAACAAGTAG
- a CDS encoding class I SAM-dependent methyltransferase, with product MQEGNPSKTAFGVARRRAAHQILDQQPLVLTDPIAVPILGPQTAASIRAEAEKHNHPFSLAMRAFMVARSRYAEDQLRTAITTGVRQYVILGAGLDTFAYRNLNHELKVFEVDHPATQEWKRYLLAQAVIEVPPSLTFVPVDFEKHTLTDGLAQARFDFAKPAFFSWLGVTPYLTLEAFRATIHAIAAMPQGSGVTFEYTVERSLLSFREKMAFDVIAERVAKAGEPFQLFFSPDAMQQELSSAGFTRIEELTSDEINERYFRDRRDSLKLQGNVARLITAWR from the coding sequence ATGCAGGAAGGCAATCCGAGCAAAACTGCGTTTGGCGTCGCCCGCCGCCGCGCCGCCCATCAAATCCTCGATCAGCAACCCTTGGTGTTGACCGATCCTATCGCTGTCCCCATCCTCGGACCGCAGACCGCGGCCAGCATTCGTGCGGAAGCGGAGAAGCACAACCATCCGTTTTCGCTTGCCATGCGAGCGTTCATGGTCGCGCGCAGCCGTTACGCGGAGGATCAACTTCGAACCGCCATCACAACAGGCGTACGGCAGTATGTGATTCTCGGCGCAGGACTCGATACCTTCGCGTATCGCAATTTAAATCACGAGTTGAAAGTCTTTGAGGTGGATCACCCCGCAACGCAGGAGTGGAAGCGCTATCTGCTCGCTCAGGCCGTCATTGAAGTTCCGCCGTCGCTGACTTTCGTCCCCGTCGACTTCGAAAAGCACACCCTGACCGACGGCCTTGCACAAGCCAGATTCGACTTTGCCAAGCCAGCTTTCTTCTCATGGCTTGGCGTTACGCCCTACCTCACGCTCGAAGCCTTCCGCGCTACGATCCATGCCATCGCGGCGATGCCGCAAGGCAGCGGTGTCACCTTCGAATACACAGTGGAACGTTCACTTCTGAGCTTCCGAGAAAAGATGGCCTTCGATGTGATCGCCGAGCGCGTAGCTAAAGCAGGCGAGCCCTTCCAGCTCTTCTTCTCGCCAGATGCGATGCAACAGGAACTCAGCAGCGCCGGCTTCACCCGCATCGAAGAACTCACTTCTGACGAAATCAACGAGCGCTACTTCAGAGACCGCCGCGACAGCCTCAAGCTCCAGGGAAACGTAGCGCGGCTCATCACAGCGTGGCGATAG
- a CDS encoding cytochrome b N-terminal domain-containing protein yields MSRIKKLYNWFEMRLQLEGPIKDAALHPVPKNTASWFYVFGSAATTLLMLQVVTGILLAIVYVPSGAEAWNSLNELNQHLYLGWFLRAMHGWGSNFMVAVVLIHMVQVFTFGAYKFPRELTWILGVFMLLMTLGMAFTGQVLRFDQDAYWGLGIGASIMSRVPLIGGPLVNLLLGGPIIAGATLSRFFALHVFVIPGILLLFTATHIWMVIKLGINDWPMPGRIVRRSTYLQEYHELAHRDGVPFVPDALWKDLFFSAAVLAAVAVCAFVLGPLGPGGQPDPTIIQTVPKPDFFFLWLYAVLAYLPPSLETPFILTVPVLAICALLALPLLAGEGEKSWHRRPVAILLLVTIAVSLGIFTHLGTFTPWSPIMDAWSSDPVPPKMVHDVTPLERQGAVVFQAKQCRNCHSIGGSGGLRGPALDEVAVRLTEDQLIRQVLQGGGNMPAYGKNLSPPETTALVRFLETLKPTGQRPAVDASQQEQKASAQQP; encoded by the coding sequence ATGTCTCGGATAAAGAAGCTCTACAACTGGTTCGAGATGCGGCTGCAGTTGGAAGGGCCGATCAAGGATGCTGCATTGCATCCGGTTCCAAAGAATACAGCGAGCTGGTTCTATGTCTTCGGCAGCGCTGCTACGACACTGCTGATGCTGCAGGTCGTAACCGGCATTCTCCTGGCCATTGTCTATGTGCCTTCCGGCGCTGAAGCTTGGAACAGTCTGAATGAGTTGAATCAGCACCTTTACCTCGGCTGGTTCCTGCGCGCGATGCACGGCTGGGGATCGAACTTCATGGTCGCTGTCGTGCTGATCCACATGGTGCAGGTGTTTACCTTCGGCGCGTATAAATTTCCTCGCGAGCTGACTTGGATTCTTGGCGTCTTCATGCTGCTGATGACGCTGGGCATGGCTTTTACCGGCCAGGTGCTGCGTTTCGATCAGGACGCCTACTGGGGACTGGGCATCGGCGCATCGATCATGAGCCGCGTACCACTGATCGGCGGCCCGCTGGTGAATCTGCTGCTGGGCGGTCCCATAATTGCGGGCGCTACGCTGTCGCGGTTCTTTGCGCTGCATGTATTTGTCATTCCCGGAATCCTGCTGCTCTTTACCGCAACGCATATCTGGATGGTGATCAAGCTCGGCATCAACGACTGGCCGATGCCGGGGCGGATTGTGCGGCGCAGCACGTATCTGCAGGAGTATCACGAACTCGCCCACAGAGATGGCGTGCCGTTTGTTCCCGATGCCTTGTGGAAGGATCTGTTCTTTTCCGCAGCCGTGCTCGCGGCAGTTGCGGTGTGCGCTTTTGTCCTCGGCCCTTTAGGACCTGGTGGACAGCCTGACCCGACGATCATTCAAACGGTTCCAAAGCCGGACTTCTTCTTCCTCTGGCTTTATGCCGTTCTTGCCTATCTGCCGCCGAGCCTTGAGACACCGTTCATACTGACCGTTCCGGTGCTCGCCATCTGCGCGCTACTTGCGCTGCCGCTGCTAGCGGGAGAAGGTGAGAAGAGCTGGCATCGGCGTCCGGTCGCGATCCTGTTGCTGGTGACAATCGCGGTTTCGTTGGGCATCTTTACGCATCTGGGCACGTTTACGCCATGGAGCCCGATCATGGATGCATGGAGCAGCGATCCAGTACCGCCGAAGATGGTTCATGACGTGACTCCGCTGGAACGGCAGGGCGCGGTCGTCTTTCAGGCCAAGCAGTGCCGCAATTGTCACTCGATCGGCGGTTCGGGCGGGCTGCGCGGTCCAGCGCTCGATGAGGTAGCGGTGCGCCTGACTGAAGACCAGCTCATCCGGCAGGTGCTGCAGGGGGGCGGCAACATGCCTGCTTACGGCAAGAACCTGAGTCCCCCGGAAACCACGGCGCTGGTGCGCTTCCTAGAGACGCTGAAGCCTACGGGTCAACGTCCGGCTGTCGATGCGTCGCAACAGGAGCAGAAAGCGTCGGCACAGCAGCCTTGA
- a CDS encoding c-type cytochrome, with protein MNARRFCGSILVLCSLVAVGCDHTGKPVEGAEALRPDKVTDFNKLYSQNCSGCHGADGTHGAAMPLGNPEYEAISDEGVIADAIGNGVQGTLMPAFSQGSGGMLTDDQINALVMGIREKWYKPDTLKGLDVPPYQTNKQGDATHGQQVFATHCASCHTTGTQQKGAKLSSVTDGSYLALIGDQSLRAIIIAGRPDLGHPDWRGPSGNTPMSDQDVTDLVAWMASQRQKTPGQPYPSQP; from the coding sequence ATGAACGCACGCAGGTTCTGTGGCAGCATCCTCGTTCTGTGCAGTCTGGTTGCGGTTGGCTGCGATCACACGGGCAAGCCTGTCGAGGGCGCGGAGGCATTGCGTCCCGATAAGGTTACGGACTTCAACAAGCTTTATTCGCAGAACTGCTCTGGCTGCCATGGCGCGGATGGCACGCATGGCGCTGCAATGCCGCTTGGCAATCCGGAATACGAGGCGATTTCCGATGAGGGCGTCATCGCCGATGCCATCGGGAACGGCGTGCAGGGAACATTGATGCCCGCCTTCTCGCAGGGTTCGGGCGGGATGCTCACCGATGACCAGATCAATGCACTGGTTATGGGGATTCGGGAAAAATGGTATAAGCCCGATACGCTGAAGGGCCTGGACGTTCCGCCCTACCAGACCAACAAACAGGGCGATGCTACACACGGCCAGCAAGTGTTTGCGACGCATTGCGCGAGCTGTCATACGACCGGGACACAGCAGAAGGGCGCGAAATTAAGTTCCGTCACAGACGGCTCCTATCTGGCGCTGATCGGCGATCAGTCGCTGCGCGCGATCATCATCGCCGGGCGGCCTGATCTTGGGCATCCGGACTGGCGCGGGCCTTCGGGCAACACTCCCATGAGCGATCAGGATGTCACCGATCTAGTGGCATGGATGGCAAGCCAGCGGCAGAAGACGCCGGGACAGCCGTATCCATCGCAACCGTGA
- a CDS encoding ubiquinol-cytochrome c reductase iron-sulfur subunit — translation MSEEKGVTRRSLLMGIGIAFNAIVGVAIAVPVIGYLLSPVKKKSAYNQWISLGKLDQFPEGQTRLADFVNPFKRAQDGETANTPCWVRRVSTDQFQVFAINCAHLGCPVRWFPQSELFMCPCHGGVYYADGARASGPPERGLFTYEYKVEKGELHINAGLMPTLADQSKLVVIDGKGKSPCLG, via the coding sequence ATGAGTGAAGAAAAGGGTGTAACACGGCGATCACTGCTGATGGGGATTGGGATTGCGTTCAACGCGATCGTGGGCGTGGCCATCGCTGTGCCGGTCATCGGGTATCTGCTGTCTCCGGTCAAGAAGAAGAGCGCTTACAACCAGTGGATTTCGTTGGGAAAGCTGGATCAGTTTCCTGAAGGGCAGACGCGGCTCGCCGACTTCGTGAATCCATTTAAGCGCGCGCAGGACGGCGAGACGGCGAATACGCCCTGCTGGGTGCGGCGTGTCAGCACGGATCAGTTTCAGGTCTTCGCCATCAACTGCGCGCACCTGGGATGCCCGGTACGCTGGTTTCCGCAATCTGAGCTGTTTATGTGTCCCTGCCATGGCGGCGTCTATTACGCCGATGGCGCGCGGGCTTCGGGGCCGCCGGAGCGCGGATTGTTCACCTATGAGTACAAGGTTGAAAAGGGTGAGCTGCACATCAATGCGGGGCTGATGCCTACGCTCGCGGATCAGTCCAAACTTGTCGTGATCGATGGGAAAGGGAAATCGCCATGTCTCGGATAA
- a CDS encoding cytochrome c oxidase assembly protein, with protein MSPELQSVLLNWDIPPLTTLALLLTGLVYLRGWLLIGKTRPEQFPEWRLACFLGGLFSLFLAVASPLDTLDDRVLAAHMGQHFIFMSVAPPLLLLGAPQVPLLRGLPRPFVRHVLGPLFRMHWLRKVGRFLTSLRPAWLAMNLAYIGWHIPKAYELALRSENWHNLEHACFFFTSVLFWWPIMRPWPTRRHALRWMLIPYILTSDLVNTGLSAILCFAGRPIYPSYAAQTNPLGWNPVFDQAAAGGFMWVFGSTVFLIPAFWITMRLMSPNRGRRRFAVAVPPPTRAVKSLK; from the coding sequence ATGTCGCCTGAGCTTCAATCCGTTCTGCTCAACTGGGATATTCCTCCGCTGACAACGCTGGCGCTGCTGCTCACAGGGCTCGTGTATTTACGCGGGTGGCTGCTGATCGGCAAAACGCGTCCGGAGCAGTTTCCGGAGTGGCGGTTGGCCTGCTTTCTTGGCGGATTGTTCTCGCTCTTTCTGGCGGTGGCTTCCCCTCTCGATACGCTGGATGATCGAGTGCTGGCGGCACACATGGGCCAGCATTTTATTTTCATGTCGGTTGCGCCGCCGCTTTTATTGCTGGGGGCGCCGCAGGTTCCGCTGCTGCGTGGCTTGCCGCGACCGTTTGTGCGGCACGTGCTGGGACCGCTCTTTCGTATGCACTGGCTGCGGAAGGTGGGACGGTTTCTGACGAGCCTGAGGCCAGCGTGGCTGGCGATGAACCTTGCCTACATCGGCTGGCATATTCCGAAGGCATATGAACTGGCGCTGCGTTCGGAAAACTGGCACAACCTGGAGCATGCCTGCTTTTTCTTCACCAGCGTGCTTTTCTGGTGGCCCATCATGCGACCGTGGCCTACGCGCAGACATGCTTTGCGCTGGATGCTGATTCCCTACATTCTTACATCGGATCTGGTGAACACGGGACTCTCGGCGATTCTCTGCTTTGCCGGGCGGCCGATCTATCCGAGTTATGCTGCGCAGACGAATCCGCTGGGCTGGAACCCGGTGTTCGATCAGGCGGCAGCGGGAGGGTTTATGTGGGTCTTCGGCTCGACCGTCTTCCTCATTCCCGCCTTCTGGATCACGATGCGGCTGATGAGTCCCAACCGCGGACGGCGACGCTTTGCAGTAGCTGTCCCTCCACCCACTAGGGCTGTTAAGTCTTTGAAATAA